One window of Dyadobacter sandarakinus genomic DNA carries:
- a CDS encoding acetoacetate decarboxylase family protein — MKIPKRIRDYTGKKSLVDGIPFTLPVEATKSPAIMAGFFCDYEKATELMPGNELHPFKYINGKALFIVTVIDYRVTTIGKYIEYSLAIACTKGARPGPKLLPAVFMKSYGTGQYVLDLPVSSEISVKGGKGIWGMPKHQASLDFKIEANQISSQYEKDGEFAFRIEIEKPQKIWLPVSLASVNYSHFRNMLVASYIYFKSKAGLQIGKSAVGSIYVGDHPRTRYLRDLKIESSPFFTMYLPEIHGVLDDHFDCWFVTYDSMPATMKSDGLDSIVNLKLNEEWLAPPKFTDYQKFKI; from the coding sequence ATGAAGATTCCAAAAAGGATCAGGGATTACACAGGCAAAAAGTCCCTAGTTGACGGCATCCCGTTTACCCTTCCCGTTGAAGCCACGAAGTCCCCAGCAATTATGGCCGGCTTCTTTTGCGATTATGAAAAAGCCACCGAACTGATGCCGGGGAATGAGTTACACCCTTTCAAGTATATAAATGGAAAGGCGCTGTTTATCGTCACGGTAATCGATTATCGTGTGACAACGATAGGAAAATATATAGAGTACAGTCTGGCCATCGCATGCACTAAGGGCGCGCGCCCGGGTCCTAAATTATTACCGGCAGTTTTTATGAAATCCTATGGTACAGGTCAGTATGTTCTGGATCTTCCGGTCAGTTCAGAAATATCGGTAAAAGGCGGCAAAGGTATATGGGGAATGCCTAAACACCAGGCATCACTGGACTTTAAAATAGAGGCAAACCAGATATCGTCGCAGTACGAAAAGGACGGCGAATTTGCATTTCGGATTGAAATCGAAAAGCCTCAGAAAATATGGTTGCCAGTGTCCCTCGCAAGTGTGAATTATAGTCATTTCAGGAATATGCTGGTTGCTTCGTACATCTATTTTAAAAGCAAGGCGGGACTACAAATAGGAAAAAGCGCGGTCGGCAGTATTTATGTCGGCGATCATCCGCGTACCCGATACCTACGCGATCTAAAAATAGAAAGCAGCCCTTTCTTCACGATGTACCTTCCCGAAATACATGGTGTCCTTGATGATCATTTTGACTGCTGGTTCGTCACCTATGATAGTATGCCGGCTACGATGAAATCTGATGGCCTCGACAGTATAGTAAATCTAAAATTAAACGAAGAATGGCTTGCTCCACCCAAATTCACAGATTACCAGAAATTCAAAATCTGA
- a CDS encoding DUF1772 domain-containing protein, whose amino-acid sequence MKNIFYAVAKGLLFAACSMYFGTGWSLVLFSFPIAKSLTPDNYYLQFVPQVTAATHFFTYMTMVMIACYGIFIIEKWRSREKWVPITGLICILASTFLTMKFIFPYNEKMSSGIKEINELQIVLNDWIDLNILRVAIWTVQWLVVMFYFSINVFRYEKTH is encoded by the coding sequence ATGAAAAATATTTTCTATGCTGTTGCGAAAGGTTTATTGTTTGCTGCATGCTCAATGTACTTCGGCACAGGCTGGTCGCTTGTCCTGTTCTCATTTCCAATTGCAAAATCACTGACGCCGGACAACTACTACTTACAATTTGTACCACAAGTTACCGCCGCTACGCATTTCTTCACTTATATGACAATGGTGATGATCGCCTGTTACGGCATATTCATTATCGAAAAATGGCGAAGCAGAGAAAAATGGGTTCCTATCACCGGCTTGATATGCATCCTGGCTTCGACTTTTCTAACAATGAAATTTATATTTCCATATAATGAAAAAATGTCTTCCGGGATCAAAGAAATCAATGAATTACAGATTGTACTCAACGATTGGATTGATCTGAACATTTTGAGGGTAGCGATCTGGACGGTACAGTGGCTGGTGGTAATGTTCTATTTTTCAATAAATGTCTTTCGATATGAAAAAACTCATTAA
- a CDS encoding patatin, whose translation MKKLINPLLITISLITIASGIAQIIAPAFVLSKISLTNSTLDGQLFATIGMFMAIFGTLLLHALYSPFPNRAAVLWCAVQKFGACVAVIYGVHRELFNFLALAVAIFDFFSGILIAYHYLSSKRA comes from the coding sequence ATGAAAAAACTCATTAATCCCCTCCTGATTACAATATCACTGATCACCATTGCGTCCGGTATTGCTCAGATCATTGCACCAGCTTTTGTCCTAAGCAAGATCAGTCTTACAAACAGTACACTGGACGGGCAGTTATTTGCTACGATCGGCATGTTCATGGCTATTTTCGGCACATTATTACTGCATGCATTGTACAGCCCCTTTCCAAACCGGGCAGCAGTATTATGGTGCGCAGTTCAGAAATTTGGCGCATGTGTGGCAGTGATATATGGGGTGCACAGGGAGTTATTCAACTTCCTCGCATTGGCCGTAGCCATTTTTGACTTCTTTTCAGGGATACTGATCGCATACCACTACTTATCGAGCAAACGGGCATGA
- a CDS encoding DUF4345 family protein, which translates to MEVSELTDLQKNTLLSQYRFLRALELGFGVVSIIRAKEILNTKNMNFIFLCIMTSGVLARAVGMIMDGAPSRLSYFFWGYELIGIAVILLDTHKLYGSGRHAAV; encoded by the coding sequence ATGGAAGTGTCCGAGTTAACTGATCTTCAAAAAAACACACTTTTAAGTCAATACAGATTTCTCAGGGCATTGGAGCTTGGATTTGGTGTGGTCTCAATTATCCGGGCAAAAGAGATTCTCAACACAAAGAACATGAATTTCATATTTCTGTGCATTATGACTTCGGGAGTCTTAGCAAGAGCTGTTGGAATGATCATGGACGGCGCTCCATCACGACTCTCCTACTTTTTCTGGGGATATGAATTAATCGGTATAGCAGTGATACTTCTTGATACACATAAGCTTTATGGCTCAGGCAGACACGCAGCAGTATAA
- a CDS encoding patatin-like phospholipase family protein: protein MAQADTQQYNRSLVLAGGGIRLAYHAGVLMALEEAAIEFNHIDGTSGGIFGTAMLASGIRPVEIAKRWRALNLMGFVSFLPFRKYLHISQLPAMASEDGIRKKIFPALGIDIAAINANSAFTATFNVCNFSRKNLESISNNIVTENHLLAGMSLPMFMPAIKIGDYWYTDAVWIKDANMSEAIRQGADEIWLVWCIGNTSEYANGTFRQYVNMIEISANSGLFADLELIKKENENRLEKNLKPIAIYIIKPKYPQELDPDFFFNKVNADTLINRGYADTVRMLQSRKPFSNWDNIPTATSMEEPGISVAFSHEFTGNIYFNNAERPAKVHLNMVIREANGKIETDSSSSIQLSDELVLSGYDNSITCNKSDLHCTMKFKCSGEILNVSLAFERPYLFDMLTGLAFKTAHATLKSENGNTSEYVLTQPIRDRIRNLFYQNVSGASSWLAGMKAKIRLFKIICSH, encoded by the coding sequence ATGGCTCAGGCAGACACGCAGCAGTATAATCGTTCCCTGGTATTGGCAGGCGGCGGCATCAGGTTGGCATATCACGCCGGCGTCCTCATGGCTTTGGAGGAAGCAGCGATTGAGTTTAACCATATTGATGGCACATCCGGCGGGATATTTGGTACCGCTATGCTCGCATCGGGTATACGGCCGGTTGAAATAGCCAAACGGTGGCGCGCACTCAATTTGATGGGATTCGTTTCTTTTCTACCCTTTCGTAAATACCTGCATATCTCGCAGCTTCCCGCCATGGCAAGTGAAGACGGGATCCGCAAAAAAATATTTCCGGCACTTGGCATTGACATTGCGGCCATTAACGCAAACAGTGCATTCACTGCCACCTTCAATGTCTGTAATTTCTCTCGGAAAAACCTGGAATCGATCAGTAATAATATCGTGACTGAAAACCATTTACTGGCAGGAATGTCACTTCCGATGTTTATGCCCGCTATAAAAATAGGTGACTACTGGTACACTGATGCGGTATGGATAAAAGATGCCAATATGTCCGAAGCAATCCGACAGGGCGCAGATGAAATATGGCTCGTCTGGTGCATTGGCAATACAAGCGAATACGCCAACGGGACCTTCCGGCAGTATGTAAATATGATTGAAATCAGCGCGAACAGCGGATTATTTGCTGATCTGGAACTTATAAAAAAGGAAAATGAAAACCGATTAGAAAAGAATTTAAAACCAATAGCTATTTATATTATTAAACCTAAATATCCACAGGAACTCGATCCCGACTTTTTCTTTAATAAGGTCAATGCAGACACGCTGATCAACAGGGGATATGCGGATACTGTGCGAATGCTACAATCCAGAAAACCCTTTTCAAACTGGGATAACATACCGACCGCTACGTCCATGGAGGAGCCGGGCATATCCGTAGCTTTCTCCCACGAATTTACCGGTAATATCTATTTCAATAATGCCGAAAGGCCCGCTAAGGTACATCTAAACATGGTTATCAGAGAAGCGAATGGCAAGATTGAAACCGACTCGTCATCTTCGATACAATTGTCAGACGAACTTGTCCTTTCTGGTTACGACAATTCCATTACCTGCAACAAATCAGATCTGCATTGTACAATGAAATTTAAATGCTCCGGAGAGATTCTGAACGTATCACTAGCTTTCGAGCGGCCATATTTATTTGATATGCTGACTGGATTGGCGTTCAAAACAGCACACGCCACATTAAAATCTGAAAACGGCAACACAAGTGAATATGTTTTAACTCAGCCAATCCGGGACCGCATCAGAAACTTGTTTTATCAAAATGTCTCTGGTGCAAGCAGCTGGCTGGCTGGCATGAAGGCGAAGATCCGATTATTCAAGATTATATGTAGTCACTGA
- a CDS encoding metallophosphoesterase family protein, whose protein sequence is MENEYRQAPMINWFYPSILARSGIKSVVSKLFGNYADRREILATLDDPAAQLEWNKATDEYKNMDEIWVDYISDTGDGFNATYSVAVTAAQPLLNFIVNETSTEIPRGDILILGGDQIYPTPTKEGYENKFKVPFEAAFPKCEPGEKPAHLYAIPGNHDWYDGLGNFLKVFCQQRWIGNWKTYQLRSYFAIPLPHDYWLWAIDIQLSEDIDKPQLDYFKNVSREKMNDGSKVILCTSEPAWIYNMLHSDDTSFERLEFFISKYIRNEDYENGNKHKLAVVLTGDLHHYSHYESIGGKWGDLHYFVAGGGGAFMHLTNNLPDQSILKEAGTLSFKKAFPSRNESENMTWKILFFAGFNFYFSALIGGFHVLFFWFLINNSHGPLQGSNFLLSAINQSIPIYLHIVYTSMLHSPASMLIALLLVSGFFLFTDVRSSKISWLAKLWGLLHGLIELVAVLMAIYTSIQLTLEEYSIKQVEWLFLVGTIWLTGTLFSGTIMGLYLFISNRIFKTHIDESSSALIGEDFKNFLRLKISSDSLTIYPIGIRKVTKKWKTRMQNGTPAFEGELPECVLISDPIKITFQENETIKAVYGDKSKL, encoded by the coding sequence ATGGAAAATGAATACCGCCAGGCACCAATGATCAATTGGTTTTATCCTTCTATCCTTGCGCGATCGGGAATAAAATCCGTCGTGTCAAAACTATTTGGTAATTATGCTGATCGCCGGGAAATTCTGGCAACGCTGGATGACCCCGCAGCACAGTTAGAATGGAATAAAGCCACCGACGAATACAAAAACATGGATGAAATCTGGGTCGACTACATCAGCGACACCGGGGATGGATTTAATGCAACCTATTCTGTGGCCGTCACTGCGGCGCAACCCTTATTAAACTTTATTGTAAACGAAACTTCCACGGAAATTCCACGCGGTGATATTCTCATATTGGGCGGCGACCAGATTTATCCGACACCCACAAAAGAAGGCTATGAAAACAAATTTAAGGTACCCTTCGAGGCCGCGTTTCCAAAATGTGAACCAGGCGAAAAGCCGGCACATCTCTACGCAATTCCAGGAAACCATGACTGGTATGATGGCCTGGGTAATTTCTTAAAAGTATTTTGTCAGCAACGCTGGATAGGAAATTGGAAGACATATCAGTTAAGAAGTTACTTTGCTATTCCCTTGCCGCACGACTATTGGCTGTGGGCAATTGACATCCAGTTAAGCGAAGATATAGATAAGCCACAGCTCGACTACTTTAAAAACGTTTCCAGAGAAAAAATGAATGATGGCAGCAAAGTGATCCTGTGCACTTCTGAGCCCGCGTGGATTTACAATATGCTGCATTCCGACGATACGTCATTTGAAAGGCTGGAATTTTTCATTAGCAAATACATTAGAAATGAAGATTATGAAAATGGGAATAAACATAAGCTGGCAGTAGTTTTAACCGGCGACCTGCATCACTATTCACACTATGAATCCATTGGTGGCAAGTGGGGCGACCTGCACTACTTTGTGGCGGGTGGTGGTGGTGCGTTCATGCATCTTACCAATAATTTGCCCGACCAGTCAATCTTAAAAGAAGCAGGAACATTAAGTTTTAAAAAAGCATTTCCGTCAAGAAATGAATCGGAGAATATGACATGGAAAATACTATTTTTCGCCGGCTTCAATTTTTACTTTTCCGCATTGATTGGGGGCTTTCACGTATTATTTTTCTGGTTTCTGATTAATAATTCACACGGCCCACTGCAAGGTTCCAATTTCTTACTGAGCGCTATCAATCAAAGTATACCAATCTACTTGCACATTGTTTACACAAGTATGTTGCATTCTCCGGCATCCATGCTAATTGCTTTACTGCTCGTCTCCGGATTCTTCCTGTTTACCGACGTGAGAAGCAGCAAAATATCCTGGCTTGCTAAACTATGGGGACTACTACACGGCCTTATTGAATTAGTCGCTGTTCTCATGGCCATTTACACCAGTATTCAGCTGACATTGGAAGAGTATTCCATAAAGCAGGTGGAATGGCTGTTTCTGGTAGGTACAATCTGGCTGACCGGTACCCTCTTCTCAGGTACTATCATGGGCTTGTACCTATTTATCTCGAACCGTATTTTCAAAACACACATTGACGAATCGTCTTCTGCATTGATTGGTGAAGATTTTAAAAATTTTCTGAGATTAAAAATCTCGTCCGATTCCCTTACCATTTATCCTATCGGCATAAGAAAAGTGACAAAGAAATGGAAAACCCGTATGCAAAACGGCACTCCGGCTTTCGAAGGAGAATTGCCGGAGTGCGTGCTCATATCAGATCCTATCAAAATAACCTTTCAAGAAAATGAAACTATCAAGGCCGTTTACGGAGATAAAAGCAAGCTATGA
- a CDS encoding GMC family oxidoreductase N-terminal domain-containing protein, with protein sequence MKLSRPFTEIKASYDVIVIGSGYGGSIAAARFASSGMRVCLLERGKEFLSGKFPDTIESSAKEMQINSDFFEARTNGLYDFHFSENISVFKGCGLGGTSLVNANVSIRPEDRVFTDVTWPSEIREDLTSLNDGFERARNMLRPTKYPEGKHGYPVLPKTEAMREIAGALDEPFQLAEINVNFETGTNHVGVFQNKCNNCGDCVTGCNSDAKNTLLMNYLPYAVGYGAEIYCNIDVSHISKSGDKWLVYYEVFDSFREKFKAPLLFCQSAIVIVSGGALGSTEILLRSGQNGLPLSAQLGQRFTGNGDVLGFAYNCEKPISGIGTGKFLKQNKEAVGGVGPCITSIVDMRHQEQLEKGITLEEGSVPGAIADMINISMLSLENQIGIDTDGGFSDWLRESAAEVVSLIEGPYAGATNKMQTFLIMSHDDGKGQLFLKNNKLDIKWPGVGSQPVFELANEKMLEATRVLGGTFIRSSIWNERMKHGLVTVHPLGGCCMSESGSSGVTNHIGNVFSGNTNDEVHPGLYVLDGAIIPRPVGTNPLLTISALTERACKIIIEKTGRTLMYDSPTPIIKEEQKLPAVQFTETMRGYFSLVEKSGFDEAFLKGKEAGSPMLFTLTIQTGDIESFVSNPMHEGRMAGTVIAPALSSEPLTTSDGIFNLMIDKSTTSTDKLMQYQMVLNSHNGEQFYFVGYKLMHNDPGLDVWNDTTKLFVTLYKGMAPGGDLIGKGILQIVPSDLVTQIATVRALNATTPYQSLEAITIFSQFFGQNILQTYCQSIL encoded by the coding sequence ATGAAACTATCAAGGCCGTTTACGGAGATAAAAGCAAGCTATGATGTCATTGTCATTGGCAGTGGCTATGGAGGAAGCATTGCAGCAGCAAGATTTGCGAGCTCGGGAATGAGGGTCTGTCTTTTGGAAAGAGGTAAGGAGTTTTTATCCGGAAAATTTCCGGATACCATCGAATCATCCGCAAAGGAAATGCAGATTAATTCGGATTTCTTTGAAGCGCGGACCAATGGGCTTTACGACTTCCATTTCAGTGAAAATATTTCAGTATTCAAAGGCTGTGGTTTGGGAGGAACATCGCTTGTTAATGCAAACGTATCCATTCGTCCTGAGGACAGAGTTTTTACAGACGTTACCTGGCCATCCGAAATTCGCGAAGATCTTACATCATTAAATGATGGATTTGAGCGTGCCAGAAACATGCTTCGCCCAACGAAATATCCTGAAGGCAAACATGGTTATCCTGTGCTTCCCAAAACAGAAGCTATGCGGGAAATAGCGGGCGCCCTGGACGAGCCGTTCCAACTTGCAGAAATCAATGTCAATTTTGAAACCGGAACCAACCATGTCGGCGTGTTTCAAAATAAATGTAACAACTGCGGTGATTGCGTTACGGGATGTAATTCTGACGCAAAAAATACACTTCTAATGAATTATCTTCCCTATGCTGTCGGATACGGTGCTGAAATTTATTGCAATATCGACGTAAGTCATATCTCGAAATCGGGTGATAAATGGCTGGTCTATTACGAAGTATTTGATTCGTTCCGTGAAAAGTTCAAGGCTCCGCTTCTTTTTTGTCAATCTGCCATCGTCATTGTTTCCGGTGGTGCTTTGGGAAGTACTGAAATTTTGCTGCGATCGGGCCAAAACGGTTTGCCTTTATCGGCACAATTGGGGCAAAGGTTCACGGGCAATGGTGATGTACTTGGCTTTGCTTATAACTGTGAAAAACCCATATCAGGAATCGGAACCGGCAAATTTCTCAAACAAAATAAAGAAGCCGTCGGCGGGGTTGGGCCCTGCATTACATCGATCGTGGACATGCGCCATCAAGAGCAACTTGAAAAAGGCATAACGCTTGAAGAAGGAAGTGTGCCTGGGGCGATTGCTGACATGATCAATATCAGTATGTTATCCCTCGAAAACCAGATTGGCATTGATACTGATGGCGGTTTCTCGGACTGGTTAAGGGAATCCGCTGCCGAGGTGGTGAGTCTGATCGAAGGACCTTACGCAGGTGCAACAAATAAAATGCAAACTTTTTTGATCATGTCGCACGATGACGGAAAGGGGCAATTATTTTTAAAAAACAATAAGCTGGATATAAAATGGCCTGGCGTGGGCAGCCAGCCTGTTTTTGAATTGGCAAATGAAAAAATGCTGGAAGCAACCAGGGTATTGGGCGGAACTTTTATCAGAAGCAGTATCTGGAACGAACGCATGAAACACGGACTGGTGACCGTACATCCACTCGGAGGATGTTGCATGTCCGAAAGCGGCAGTTCCGGTGTGACCAATCATATCGGTAATGTATTTTCGGGCAATACAAATGATGAGGTACATCCCGGATTATATGTTTTGGATGGTGCTATTATACCGCGCCCGGTCGGCACCAATCCATTACTAACCATTTCGGCATTAACGGAACGAGCCTGTAAAATCATTATTGAAAAAACGGGAAGAACGCTAATGTACGATTCACCGACACCGATTATTAAAGAGGAGCAAAAGCTACCTGCTGTACAATTTACTGAAACCATGCGTGGTTATTTCAGCCTAGTGGAAAAAAGCGGGTTCGACGAAGCTTTTCTAAAGGGAAAAGAGGCCGGCTCTCCAATGCTGTTTACGCTCACAATCCAGACCGGGGATATTGAGAGTTTTGTGTCAAATCCAATGCATGAAGGTCGGATGGCCGGAACTGTTATTGCGCCCGCACTTTCGTCTGAACCTCTGACAACAAGTGATGGTATATTTAATTTGATGATCGATAAATCTACTACTTCAACCGATAAATTAATGCAATATCAAATGGTTTTGAATAGTCATAACGGAGAACAATTTTATTTCGTCGGATATAAATTAATGCATAATGATCCAGGGCTGGATGTCTGGAATGATACCACAAAACTTTTCGTCACCTTATACAAGGGAATGGCGCCTGGGGGGGACCTTA